A single window of Bacteroidota bacterium DNA harbors:
- a CDS encoding DUF4835 family protein, giving the protein MRKLFLGFCLFVSFVVQAQPDFNVQVRITDNQINVTDKSIFRRLEQDIKTFVSNQKWSVDRLQATELFDLSIEIIPSAYDQVSGAISAVAVVQCRRPVFGSNYNSILFNFRDENFNFTYIDQQRFDYNDGQYSSEITALLAFYAYYSLGLDYDSFGLEAGTPYFNKASQIVSLSQSGGAAGWAAFGRSLRTRYNLIDNILNERFKPIRSAYYIYHRKGMDNFYKKPLEARKQIYKSLEEVKRLFQLAPNTVMMLMFFDAKRDELINIYTGATPIEKPKIVELLSELDISNATKYEAINK; this is encoded by the coding sequence ATGCGTAAATTATTTTTAGGTTTTTGTCTGTTTGTGAGTTTTGTTGTGCAAGCTCAGCCAGATTTTAATGTACAAGTACGAATTACTGATAATCAAATAAACGTTACTGATAAATCAATATTTAGAAGGTTAGAGCAAGATATAAAGACTTTTGTTTCTAATCAGAAATGGAGTGTAGATAGGTTACAAGCCACGGAATTATTCGATTTAAGTATAGAGATTATTCCATCAGCTTACGACCAAGTGAGCGGAGCTATTTCAGCTGTAGCAGTAGTCCAATGTCGAAGACCTGTTTTTGGAAGTAACTACAATAGTATATTGTTTAATTTCAGGGATGAGAATTTCAATTTTACTTATATAGACCAGCAACGCTTTGATTATAACGATGGGCAGTACTCGTCAGAAATTACAGCTCTGTTAGCCTTTTATGCCTATTACTCGCTTGGCTTAGATTACGATAGTTTTGGCTTAGAAGCAGGTACACCTTATTTTAACAAAGCCTCACAAATTGTATCATTATCGCAAAGTGGTGGCGCTGCAGGTTGGGCGGCTTTTGGGCGTAGTTTGCGTACGCGTTACAATTTAATTGATAATATTTTAAATGAACGTTTCAAACCCATTCGTAGTGCCTACTATATTTACCATAGAAAAGGGATGGATAATTTTTACAAGAAACCATTAGAGGCCAGGAAACAAATTTATAAATCGTTAGAAGAAGTAAAACGTTTATTTCAGTTAGCACCAAATACCGTTATGATGCTCATGTTTTTCGATGCCAAACGCGATGAATTAATCAATATATACACAGGAGCAACACCCATAGAAAAACCAAAAATTGTGGAACTGCTGAGTGAATTGGATATATCCAATGCTACTAAATACGAAGCTATCAATAAATAG
- the coaBC gene encoding bifunctional phosphopantothenoylcysteine decarboxylase/phosphopantothenate--cysteine ligase CoaBC, with amino-acid sequence MKNKKIILAISASIAAYKAAFLLRLLVKAGAEVKVILTDSAKEFVTPLTLSTLSKNPVYSSFVLNENGEWTNHVDLGLWADLMVIAPASANTIGKMANGICDNLLIATYLSAKCPVMFAPAMDLDMYLHPSTMQNVVKLQSYGNILIDAQEGELASGLYGKGRMAEPEEIVEEIEKYFSQGNDLKGKIALVTAGPTYENIDPVRFIGNYSSGKMGFAIAKELANRGAEVTLVAGPVDLTINHPHITRIDVRSAAEMFEVVNEKFTQTDIAIMSAAVADYTPNDVSAIKIKKQNDEGLTIELKKTKDILKHLGAIKRQEQVLVGFALETNNEEANAFKKLKEKNADFIVLNSMQTPGAGFKHNTNQITILKKDGSKLSFELKLKNEVAADIVNEIIKTIHA; translated from the coding sequence ATGAAAAATAAAAAAATTATACTTGCCATTAGTGCTAGCATAGCCGCTTATAAAGCGGCTTTTTTGCTTAGATTATTGGTAAAAGCCGGGGCTGAGGTAAAAGTTATTTTAACCGATTCGGCTAAAGAGTTTGTAACCCCGTTAACGTTAAGCACGCTTAGTAAAAATCCGGTTTATAGTAGTTTTGTTTTAAACGAAAATGGAGAGTGGACTAACCATGTTGATTTAGGTTTGTGGGCCGATTTAATGGTAATAGCTCCTGCCAGTGCCAATACCATTGGTAAAATGGCCAATGGCATTTGCGATAATTTATTAATAGCCACGTATCTTTCAGCCAAATGTCCCGTTATGTTTGCTCCTGCTATGGATCTGGATATGTATTTACATCCCAGCACCATGCAAAATGTAGTTAAGCTTCAGTCATATGGTAACATATTGATAGATGCACAGGAAGGCGAATTAGCCAGCGGTTTATACGGAAAAGGACGCATGGCCGAGCCAGAGGAAATAGTTGAGGAAATAGAAAAGTACTTTTCACAAGGCAATGATTTGAAAGGTAAAATAGCATTGGTAACAGCAGGCCCAACTTACGAAAATATTGACCCTGTTCGATTTATTGGCAATTATTCAAGTGGTAAAATGGGTTTTGCTATTGCAAAAGAATTAGCCAATAGAGGTGCTGAGGTTACATTGGTTGCTGGTCCGGTAGATTTAACCATTAATCATCCTCATATTACCAGAATTGATGTGCGTTCTGCGGCTGAAATGTTTGAAGTGGTAAATGAAAAATTTACGCAAACTGATATTGCCATTATGAGTGCTGCAGTGGCTGACTATACACCCAATGATGTTTCAGCTATTAAAATAAAAAAACAAAATGACGAGGGTTTAACCATTGAGTTAAAAAAGACCAAAGACATTTTGAAACATTTGGGAGCCATAAAAAGACAGGAACAAGTATTGGTTGGTTTTGCATTAGAAACCAATAATGAAGAAGCCAATGCCTTTAAAAAATTGAAAGAAAAAAATGCAGATTTTATTGTGTTAAACTCTATGCAAACACCGGGTGCAGGATTTAAACACAATACCAATCAAATTACTATATTGAAAAAAGATGGAAGTAAATTATCGTTTGAGTTAAAATTAAAAAACGAAGTTGCTGCTGATATCGTTAATGAAATAATTAAAACCATACATGCGTAA